The Nitrosomonadales bacterium nucleotide sequence GGGTTGGTGATTGCCGAGATCAATAACGCGCTGGGCAGCGCATCACTGTGCCTGCAAGGCGCGCACCTGATGACTTGGCAGCCGAAGAGTCAGTCTGTTCCGGTCGTGTGGTTGTCGCGCGATGCAAAGCTGGCTGCGGGCAAGTCGATACGCGGTGGCGCACCGGTCTGCTGGCCGTGGTTCGGTGCACATGCTTCCGAGGCGGGCTTCCCCGGCCACGGTTTTGCACGCACCGTGCCATGGCGGGTGATTGAGTCCGGCGCCGAGCCGAATGGCGCGACTCGGCTGACGTTGCGCCTGATCGCCAGCGACAAGACGCGTGCGCAGTGGCCGCATGCCTGCAACCTCGATCTGACTGTGGTGGTCGGCGAGGCGCTGCGCATGGAGATGACTACCGAGAATACCGGCACAGAAGACTTCGTAATCGGCGAGGCGTTGCATACCTATTTGCAGATCGGTGACATCGGTGTGGCACGCGTGACGGGTCTTGAAGGTTGTGATTACTGGGACAAGGTGGGCGGCAGCAACCTGCGCAAACAGGAGAGCAAGATCGGTTTTTCGGGCGAGGTCGACCGCGTTTACATCAATACGGCGGCAGAGTGCGTGATCGAGGACGACAAACTGAAGCGTCGCATTTCCATCGCAAAATCCGGCAGCCTGTCCACGGTGGTCTGGACGCCGTGGGTTGAAAAAGCCAACAAAATGGGCGACATGGGGCAACCGGACGGCTGGCGCGAGATGGTGTGCGTGGAGTCGGCGAATGCGTTGGACAATCTGGTCACGGTCGCGGCAGGCTCGCGCCATACCCTGATCGTCGAATACCGTGCCGAGTCTGTTTAGTTTTAATCATCAGGAGTTCGTCATGCGCGAGAAAGCGTTATTGATAACCTTGTTGTTCGCATTGTCGGCCTGCCAACCAGAAACCCCTGCACAACAATCCTCGGTGCCTATGCCTGTTATCGTTCCGGCATCCGCTGTGACTGCCGTCGAAATTGCGCCTGCTCAGGAAGCAGTCGCGGCGGCTGTCGTTGAGAAAGCGGCCCAGCCCGAGTTAAGAAGCAAGCGCGCGGCAGAGACCGGGGATAAAGCAAGCAGCCCTGTTGTTGCAGAAAAGGTCGTGCCCGCTGCTGTTGTACCGGCTGTGGCGGCCAAGCCAGAGGTCAAGGTGGGTAGTGCGGTATCAGAAGAAGATGCCATGCGGTTGGCGAAAAATAATAACTGTTTGGTATGTCATGCGATTGACAGGAAACTGGTCGGCCCTGCATGGAGGGATGTGGCGGCCAAGTACCGCGCCAACAGTGATGCCGAAGCCATGCTGATGAACAAGATCGCCAAGGGCGGTAGCGGGGCCTGGGGTAGCGTGGTGATGCCCTCTTATCCGCGAATCAGCGAGGCTGAGCGCAAGATCCTGGCAGGATTCGTGCTATCCCTGTAGATAGGTTGTCAACCGTAAAGGGGGGGGCGGCGTTACTATCCTGCAACCGCAAAAAAGTTGGTTTGCAAAGTGGACGGAGTTGTTTAGAATCGGTAGCGAAGGCAGAAACCTTCGTATTGTTTATGACATTTCAATCGAGAAACGGAGAGCACATGAAATCTATTATCGTAAGCATGGCAGTAGCAGCAGGTTTGATGGTTGCAGGTAGCGCAATGGCAACCGACATGCCGGCCGTCGCGAAGAAGAGCAACTGTACTGCTTGCCACGCTGTGGACAAGAAGGTGGTTGGCCCGGCTTGGAAAGCTGTTGCTGACAAGTACAAGGGCGATGCCGCGGCTTGGGACAAGGTTGCCACCAAGATCAAGAAGGGTGGTTCTGGCGCATGGGGTTCTATGCCGATGCCGGCCAATCCGAAGGTCAGCGATGCCGACATGAAGGAGATCATCGACTTCATCAAGGGTCTGTAATCAGCGGTTGTTTGTTGAAAAGGCCGGCGCAAGCCGGCCTTTTTTATTGGTTGCAAGATTGATGAGTTTTCTTCTGGACTTGAGTCATTGCTCCAATTCGGGTTTTAATCTGGCAATCGAACAAGGGGGCAGGATGGAAATAAGACAGATTATTGTGTGGCTAGGACTGTCAGGGGTGCCGGTTCAGGCTTATGCGGCCGAAGCGACACTGGACGGTATTTTCGAATCGATCAACGGGTTCCTGGCGCAGATCATATTCTTCGATATATTTCCCGGCGAGCCGTCAATGCCATTCATCGTGGCATGGCTGATCGTGGCTGCCGTGTTCCTGACGCTACGCTTCAATTTCGTCAATCTGCGCATGATGCGCCATGCGTATCGTGTGATACGCGGCAAATACCGCACTGCCGACGATCAGGGCGAGGTTACTTCCTTCCAGGCTTTGTCTACCGCGCTTTCGGCCACGGTCGGCCTGGGGAATATCGCGGGTGTGGCGATCGCCATCTCGATCGGCGGGCCGGGCGCGACCTTCTGGATGATTGTCGCCGGTTTCCTTGGCATGAGCACCAAATTCACCGAAGCGTCGCTGGCGCAGATGTACCGAGAGGTGCGTCCGGACGGTAAATTGATGGGCGGTGCGATGGAGTATCTTTCCAAGGGGTTGGCGGAAAAAGGCGCGCCGAAGCTGGGCAAGTCGCTGGCCATCATGTTTGCCATCTTCACAATCCTGGGTTCCTTCGGTGCGGGTAGCGCGTTCCAGGTGAGCCAATCACTGGGGGCGGTGCAGTCCCAGATTCCCTTCTTTCAGGAAACCCCGATTGCCTACGGCTTGTTCATGGCGGTCGCTGTCGGGCTGGTCATCATCGGCGGTGTGCGTCGCATTGCACATGTGGCGGAGGCGGTTGTGCCGATCATGGTCATCATCTATGTCAGCGCCTGCCTGTGGATCATCGGGAACAACGCCGCCCTGATACCGGATGCGCTGGGCAAGATATTTTTCGAGGCGTTCTCGCCGGTCGCGGTCGCGGGCGGCATGGTCGGCGCGGTCGTGCAGGGCTTCAAACGGGCTGCGTTTTCCAGCGAGGCGGGGCTCGGTTCGGCAGCAATCGCGCACTCGGCGGCCTCGGTCAAGTATCCGATAAGACAGGGACTGGTAGCACTGTATGAGCCATTCATTGATACCGTCATCATCTGCACCATGACGGCACTGGTGATCGTCATCACAGGAGTTTATAGCGCACCGGAATATGAGGCGATTCGCGCTGCCAGTCAGGGAGCAACACTGACCTCGGCTGCTTTTGCGACGGTTTCGGACTGGTTCCCGGCGATCCTGGCACTTTCAGTTTTCCTGTTTGCATACAGCACTGCCATTTCCTGGTCGTATTATGGTGAGCGCTGCTGGGTGTATGTGTTCGGCGAACGGTTTTCCATCCTGTACAAAGTGATCTTTATCGGTTTCGTCATCATCGCATCGGTTGCCAGCGCATCGAGCCTGCTGGATTTCACCGATTTGCTGGTATTGGCGATGGCCTTCCCCAACCTGATCGGGCTGTATGTGTTGAGCGGAAAAGTGAGGCGCGCACTGGATGAGTATCAGGTAAAACTCAAGAGCGGCGAACTGGATCGCGAAGCGGGTATTGCGGTCAGGCGATAACTTTCAGCAACATTCTGGTCGCTGCCGCCATCAACAGTACGGCGAACAGTTTGCGCAGCAATCCCACGTTCATGAGGTGAGCGGCTCTTGCGCCGAGCGGTGCAGTGACAATGCTGGCGAGCGCGATCCACAGCAGGGCGGGCAGGTAGACATAACCCAGATGCAAGTCGGGCAGGCCTGTGCCGGTCCAGCCGGTGGCGATGTAGCCTGCCGTGCCGCCCAGCGCGACAGGGAATCCCACGGCGGCAGAGGTGCCGATGGCACGGCGCAGGGGTATGTTGCACCAGACCAGGAACGGCACAACAAAGGTGCCCCCTCCTATGGAGACCAGACTGCTCAAGCTTCCAGTCAATCCGCCAAATAGCGTCATGCCTGCCATGCCGGGTAATTGACGCGCCGGATGCGGGCGGATGTCGAGCAGGATTTGCGTGGCGGCGAAGTAGACGAACAGCGCAAAGAAAACGACCAGAAAGTACTGCGAGACACTGGCCGCGAATACGGTGCCCAGCGTGGTGCCGATCAGGATCCCGGGCGCGATGGTACGTACCGTGCGCCAGTCTACTGCGCCGTGATGGTGATGCTTGCGCATGCTTGCGAGCGAGGTGAACAGGATGGTCGCCATCGAGGTGCCGAGAGCCAGATGCAGCAGGTTGGGGCCGGAAAAATGCTGCATTTCGAACGAAAGCAGCAATGCGGGAACCAGGATCAAGCCACCGCCAATGCCGAACAACCCGCCCAGCCAGCCGACGATGGCGCCGAGCGCGAGATAGGCGAGCGGCCACTCATAACCGGTCATCGGGCAAGATGGCTTACGATGAACTGCCATTCCGCCGGGTCGAGCGGCGTAATGGACAGGCGGTTGCCGCGTTGCAGGATGCGCATATTTTCAAGTTGTGGCTGTGTACGCAGTTCCGACAGGGGGATCAGTCTGATTTTCCTGACCAGTTGTACGTCCACATTGAACCAGCGCGGAGTTTCGGGCGTCGCCTTGGGGTCGAAGTATTTGCTGTTGCGGTCGAATTGCGTGGCATCGGGATAAGGGGCGCTGGCCACACGCGCAATCCCGGCGATACCGGGCACGGGACAGTTGGAATGATAGAACAACACGCCATCGCCGACGCTCATCTGGTGGCGCATGAAATTGCGCGCCTGATAGTTGCGCACCCCGTACCAAGGCACACTTTGACCGGGAAGCGTGGCAAGGTCGTCGATGCTGCAATCGGAAGGTTCGGATTTCATCAGCCAGTAGCGCATGATTCTTCGCTCGCAAAAGAAAGTGCGACCCGAAATGACCAAGGTCGCACTGGTAATAAAATCCCCCGCCTGTGCCGGTGATCCAGCATCTTGAACCTGGGTTCAAGAGGGCCGCTCGCCAGTCACATCAGGTATATCCGCCGGTACATCCAATGGGGACATTCACAACAGTGACATCAAGGGTCGCGACCTTAAGCATTGCTTATTGGTTCAAAGAATCTATGGATCTGTCGGACACTGCAGGGGACAACGCTTGAAACTAGAACAGCGTATCCTGCTCGGCCAGTGCCGTGTCAATCGCTGCCTGCATGGAGTCCATTCTACGCTTAAAGTCTGCAAGGTCAAACCCGCGCCCGACTTTCATGGTGAGCAGTTCGTGAGTGATGTTAAGGGCGGCCATCAGGGCGATGCGCTCGATGCTGGCGATCTTTCCCGCGTCGCGAATCTCGCGCATTTTCTTGTCCAGATAGGCAACGGCATCCAGCAGTTCGCCGCGCTCTTCTTCAGGGCAGGCGACACGCAGTTCGCGGTCGAGCAGCTTGATATCCAGGGTTTTAATCTCGCTGCTCATGAATGTTCTTCGGGTAAGGTGTCCAGCAATTTCTCCAGACGGGTCTTTGCGATGGCCATTTTGTCGCTGCATTGACGATGGCCGCTGAGGGCGTGAGCCAGTTCCTGACGCAAACGGAGATTTTCCGTACGTAGCTTGCTGCTGACCTGGATCAGTTGCGCAAGTTTGCCCTCCAGTGCGTTCAGTTCATTTTCCATATGTTGACTATAGTTTGGAAAATGCTGAAAAGTCAAATGGTAAGCCGGGCTTATGCATGCACTTTGTACAAATGATATTTTGTGGGGTGGGAGAAAGGGTGTTAAAGTCCGCTCCGCTTCGAGGTGCTTGTCTGCATGCAGACGAGTTAAACGGGAAACAGGTGAGGAAGTTCCGAAACCTGTGCTGCCCCCGCAACGGTAAGCGAGTGTGGATTTGCCAGTGTGCCACTGTGAGTGATCATGGGAAGGCGGCCGATCAAGACTTGCGAGCCCGGATACCGGCCTTGGGCAAGGTTCAGGAAATGCTGCGGGAGGCGCATGGATGTTTTTCATATTGGACTTCATCTTTAATCCCCCTCCTGCTTCACGACATTTCCTGTGTTTTTGATGTTCCAGCGGGGACGCTCGGA carries:
- a CDS encoding D-hexose-6-phosphate mutarotase; translation: MSAAVLNTQFGIKGQLSFREDASGLVIAEINNALGSASLCLQGAHLMTWQPKSQSVPVVWLSRDAKLAAGKSIRGGAPVCWPWFGAHASEAGFPGHGFARTVPWRVIESGAEPNGATRLTLRLIASDKTRAQWPHACNLDLTVVVGEALRMEMTTENTGTEDFVIGEALHTYLQIGDIGVARVTGLEGCDYWDKVGGSNLRKQESKIGFSGEVDRVYINTAAECVIEDDKLKRRISIAKSGSLSTVVWTPWVEKANKMGDMGQPDGWREMVCVESANALDNLVTVAAGSRHTLIVEYRAESV
- a CDS encoding c-type cytochrome → MAAKPEVKVGSAVSEEDAMRLAKNNNCLVCHAIDRKLVGPAWRDVAAKYRANSDAEAMLMNKIAKGGSGAWGSVVMPSYPRISEAERKILAGFVLSL
- a CDS encoding c-type cytochrome, whose amino-acid sequence is MKSIIVSMAVAAGLMVAGSAMATDMPAVAKKSNCTACHAVDKKVVGPAWKAVADKYKGDAAAWDKVATKIKKGGSGAWGSMPMPANPKVSDADMKEIIDFIKGL
- a CDS encoding alanine:cation symporter family protein; the encoded protein is MEIRQIIVWLGLSGVPVQAYAAEATLDGIFESINGFLAQIIFFDIFPGEPSMPFIVAWLIVAAVFLTLRFNFVNLRMMRHAYRVIRGKYRTADDQGEVTSFQALSTALSATVGLGNIAGVAIAISIGGPGATFWMIVAGFLGMSTKFTEASLAQMYREVRPDGKLMGGAMEYLSKGLAEKGAPKLGKSLAIMFAIFTILGSFGAGSAFQVSQSLGAVQSQIPFFQETPIAYGLFMAVAVGLVIIGGVRRIAHVAEAVVPIMVIIYVSACLWIIGNNAALIPDALGKIFFEAFSPVAVAGGMVGAVVQGFKRAAFSSEAGLGSAAIAHSAASVKYPIRQGLVALYEPFIDTVIICTMTALVIVITGVYSAPEYEAIRAASQGATLTSAAFATVSDWFPAILALSVFLFAYSTAISWSYYGERCWVYVFGERFSILYKVIFIGFVIIASVASASSLLDFTDLLVLAMAFPNLIGLYVLSGKVRRALDEYQVKLKSGELDREAGIAVRR
- a CDS encoding sulfite exporter TauE/SafE family protein; this encodes MTGYEWPLAYLALGAIVGWLGGLFGIGGGLILVPALLLSFEMQHFSGPNLLHLALGTSMATILFTSLASMRKHHHHGAVDWRTVRTIAPGILIGTTLGTVFAASVSQYFLVVFFALFVYFAATQILLDIRPHPARQLPGMAGMTLFGGLTGSLSSLVSIGGGTFVVPFLVWCNIPLRRAIGTSAAVGFPVALGGTAGYIATGWTGTGLPDLHLGYVYLPALLWIALASIVTAPLGARAAHLMNVGLLRKLFAVLLMAAATRMLLKVIA
- a CDS encoding EVE domain-containing protein, whose translation is MRYWLMKSEPSDCSIDDLATLPGQSVPWYGVRNYQARNFMRHQMSVGDGVLFYHSNCPVPGIAGIARVASAPYPDATQFDRNSKYFDPKATPETPRWFNVDVQLVRKIRLIPLSELRTQPQLENMRILQRGNRLSITPLDPAEWQFIVSHLAR
- a CDS encoding cell division protein ZapA, yielding MSSEIKTLDIKLLDRELRVACPEEERGELLDAVAYLDKKMREIRDAGKIASIERIALMAALNITHELLTMKVGRGFDLADFKRRMDSMQAAIDTALAEQDTLF